A segment of the Hallerella succinigenes genome:
CATATTAGAATCCGGTAATGCTCCAGTCGTAAATGTAACCGTCTGCGGCTTTGGAGCGTCCACGCCAGAAGAAAATTTCACCGCCGAGCATCACCTTGGTCGCCTTTTTGGCGAGCCAACCGTCAAAGTTTTCGAGCATGGAGAACTTTTGACGCGGCTTCGACATGTCGAGGGTCAAAGTGTCTGCGGCATTTTGCCACGTGATTTGCAATGCGGTTTTTGGAAATTTAGAACCTTTATACGGCTTTCCGTTTTCAAGGATGCTTTTCGGAAGCAAAACGTTCGATTTGTCGCCTTTCTTTTCAATTAGATAGCCAAAAGGGACTCCGTCTTCGTCGAGGGCGAGGCGTCCGGCGTATGCACCACGGGTCGCTTCGCTGACATTGAAGGCGCGTTCGGCGAGATCGGTCGGGTTGCCGGACTGCCAGGTGTGTTCGAGATAGCCGTAGCCTTGGACTTCGAGAGTATCGCTGTTGTGGGCGATTTTACCTTTGACGCGTCCGTAAGGAATGAGGACCGCGGCCCCGTAATAGCCATCGCCAATTTTCCATTTGCCGTCGCCCGGAACTTTGCCCTTGTTTGCACTGGTGAAGGTGATATCGAGCAGGAATTTGCCGAAATCTTCCTTGTTTGCAGTAAAGAGGACGCGGTGACCTTTTCCGGGAAGACCTTCCATGATGTATTCATCCTTGATGGAGATTTTGTTTTGGTCTTTGTACTCCTTGATACGTTCCAATGGATATTGGCGTCCAATGTTGGATTTTTTGCCTTTAAGATTAAAGAATGAAATGTCGCAACCGATTTTTTTTCCGGAAGCCGGAATGACTATGGTTGCATAATTGACGTAGGCGCGGGTACCGTTGTCAAAGACAAATTGATACGTCCAAGCTTCGGTATTCTTTGCGGATTTGAGGTTTTTAGCGAAAAAATCCGATTTATCGACGTTGCGAATGTTTGTCGAAGGCGCTTGGACGTCGGATGCAAAAGCGCAGAATGCCATTCCCGAAACAGTGAGAATGGAAAAAATGTTTTTTAAAAAGGCCATGCCCTTAACATAGAAATTTTGAACTATATTTGACACCTTATTTTATGCTGAATGCAAGTTCTATTCAACTAAGGAGGTCGTATGAATTTGAAATTGTTGGCTGGAGTAAGCGCCTTTGCGTTTGCTTCTGCATTTGCACAAGATGACTACTACGCAGAGGATCCGGCTCAGGAAGCCACTCCGGTTGCAGAAGCTCCGGCTGCGGAACCAGCTCCGTCTCCGTATGAAACGGAACCGGTGGCACAGGCTCCGGCTGCAGTGGCCCCGGCTACAGTAGCCCCGGCTCAGAATTCGAGCTCGCTCTTGGCTCAGCTTGACGTGCTTCGCGGTAACGCTTATAACTTCGTCGGTAGCGAACTCGCTGCAACGACGGTTGCCGATCAGTTGGATTACCCGTACATGATGGCTCTAGGCCAGTTCTTGTATGTGGAACCGACTAACGCTCTCGGCTACGTCGCTTTCAATAAAGGTCTTACTTTCTACGGTGGTCTTGATAATTCTTCTGCGGATGTCGGCCTCTTCACGGCCGGTATCGCTACGGCAGGCTTCGGTCTTGGTTTGGACATCGGTCTTTCCAAGAGCTTCGTGAGCGATGGCGACGATGACGCTACCGTGGTGAATGCTGGTGACGATCTCGGCGTGACGTTTGCAATGCCTCTCGGCGCCTATGCTTTGAGCTTGGAAGCGGGCTGGCTTACGATCGATGACGAAGTATCGACGGACAATGTCGAAAATGATTACTGGGAACTCAGTTTGATTGCTCGCTTCACGAACTCTCCGAGCGCTACGACCCTCGGTTGGACGGCGGGTGCTTTGCTCCTCCGTCATGCTGAAACGACGGAAATGACGATGGCCGGTCAGTCTTCGACGAGCGCTTCCGGAAATAGCCGTGTGGAAATCGATCCGTACTTCAATCTTGCTGCACAGATTCTTGGCAATGATATGGCTCGTGTCATGATTGGTTCAAATAACACTCTCGGTATTCAAATTTATGACGGCGGTGATGCTGGCATTAAGTCTCACACGGAATTCGGCCTTCAGCTCGAACCGAACATCTGGGCGGACTTTGCCCTGAACGAAAACTTCCTCTTCTTCGGTGGCGTGTCTCACAACGTTCTCCTCTTCGGTTACGAATCGGTGAAGTATGTGGATGGAGACAAGATTTCTGCAATCCAGCTTCACACGGAACGTACCAGAGCACAGCTCGGTCTTCGCGCCCAATATAAGATGGTGGCTGTTGAAGCTAGCTTGACCAACGAAGTTTACACCAAGACGGTTGCTGCCATTTTCAACGGCGACAATATTGTGGCTGATCTTGGCATCTTCCTCAACTTCTAATTTAAGGAGAATGAACAATGAAAAAGACTTGGATCGTTTTGATGTCTATGCTTTTCGTTTCCTTCGCCCTCGTTGCTTGCAGTGCGGATAATGTTTCTGGCAACTGCGATAGTGGCATTGTGGACAACTCGCTTTTCGTGACCGACTCTGAAGGAGAATAAACTTTTTTCAGTGGAAACTAAAAAGGAGTCCTCTTTCGAGGGCTCCTTTTTATTGGGGATCATGTGAAATTTAACGGATCGAAATCGCGGCCTGCTTGCTTCCGATGCGAAGAATATACTTGCCGGAGTTTGCGACGTTCAGGTTCAGGCTTGAACCGTTTGTGCGGCCACTTGCCATAACTTGTCCGAGCATGTTCGAGAGCATGTACAGACTGCCGTTTTCAATCCCGCTCACGGCGATGTTCTTGCCCTGTACGGAAACGTTCAGCGGGGAAGCCTTGGTGGCGATTTTCGGGAGTGCGGTCGTCGTATCGATTTCGACCGGGCTGTAACCCGAAACTTCTTCTTCGCACTTCAGGTCTTCAATCCAGAGTGAAGTGTCAAAGAAGTCGTTCGTGACCACAAAGCGGAATGCGGTAGCGGCTTCCAAAACCGGAACTGTCGGAATGCCTGTCTGCCAACCGTTGCTTGTCATCCAGCCGAGATCGACGTGAACGGTTTCCCATTCCGGAGCGTACGGCATTTCGACGAATGGATAGTCCCAAACTCCTACGCCGAAGTAATCAACGCTTGCGTTCCAGTCGTAGTAAAGGGTGAATTGGTGGTTTGCGCCTTTGTACTTGTAACTCACCATCTTGCAGTTCGAAAGATCGACGCCTGCGCCGAAGGTGTATTCCGCACGAATGTAGGGCGCATAATCAAAGCCTGTGCCGACCGTGTCGAGAATCATGTTGTCCATTTTGACCGTGGTCGCGGTGGAATTGTTAGTGAATGTGGAGTTGCCCTTTTCGCCTTGTTCGTCGCCGTAGTCGTCAATGTCGCTAGTGGCGCTCCAAGTTCCCGAAATAGCACTAGAAGTGCCGTAGGTGACGGAGCCGGGCAGGTTGTCGGTAATGGATGTTTCCCAGTTCACGTTCTTGGTGTATGTCGTTTTGGGCGGAAGAATATTTGCCTTGATGTAGTTGTCGACGTCGTTGTCTTCGAGATAAGGTTTTTCTACATCCCACTTGGCGGTCGAAAGTTTTTTCTCGTTGACCCAAGAAAGGAAACTTTCGAGCTGAGTCTTGTAAGAAGCGTTCGTGAAAATGTCGTCGATGCCGCCCCATTCCGTGACGAAGATGCTCAAACCGTTTGCCATGGCGGTGTTTGAACTTGCAATGTGGCTTGCGGTCTGGTGCAGGTTTGCGTAGAAGTGATAGGTGTAGGCGACATTTTTATCTTGGACCGGATTTGAAATCGCTTCGCCTGCCATCGAAGACCAGGTCGGCGTTCCGATGACGACAAGGTTGTTTGAGTATTTACGAATTTCGGTGAGGACACTGTCGGCATAAGCCTTGAGATCGTCCCAGCTTTCGCTGACCGGTTCGTTGTAGATTTCAAAAATCACATGCGGATATTTGCCGTAGCGTTCTGCCATACGGCCGAAGAATGCGGCTGCGTCGGCTGCACTGAAGCAGGTCTTGTTGTCGTTGAATTCATACTTCGGCTTTTCGTTTGGGTGAATGCAGTTGAAGTAGCCGCCTTCACTGTGCCAGTCGATTAAAACGTAAACATCGTTTGCAATTGCAGCCTGCACGACCGTATCCATTTGAGATTCAAAATATTCCGGGCGGGTCATATAACTGCCGTGGCCCCAAGGCGGGACAATGCCCATCGCAGAACGAATGAGTTCTACGTTCCAGGATCCGACGAGAGTGTCGATAAAGGAATGCCCATAGAAACTCGAACCGTACGGCCAATACTGGCTCCAGGTAAGGCTCATGCCGCGGACCTGAACTTCTTTACCGTCCACGACGCCATCGACGGAACCGTAGATACGGCCTTCGCCAGCGGCGTTTGTGCCGGTTTGCAGTGCGCCGTACTGGCTCACAGGTCCGACACGAGTCGGTTGAATCGTTGCAAAGGCACTGCTTGCGAGTGCGAATGCGCAAAGGGCTGTTACAGCCTTCATCGTCTTTTTCATTGTACCTCTCTCCGAGTCATAAATGGCTCCTGTTTTTTTTCGTCGCAAATTCAAAGGCTTAGAATCGCATGCCTAAGCTTGGCCACATGCTTGGCGAAATTCCATCAAAACGAACATTGTCCAAATAGATTTCCGCATCGCTTTCGACCATAAAATTCAAAGAGTTCACCGCGGCGAGTTCTGTGTCGAAATCTTCGGCGGTAAAGGTAAAGTGCTGCCATTCGTCGGTGAGCGTGACGGGCCATGTCTTGTGATATTCCCGTTTGCCTTCATCGCTGCGCTTGGTGATTTGCAAGAAAAGTTCACCCGAGCCTTTGGCGTCAAATGAAATCGCGGTGGCGCTTCTCAAATCGTAGAAGGAGAACATTTCGTCTTCGTCAAAATCGTCGCCGATGGTGAAGCCTGCGACGCCGTAATGCCCCGGAGTTTCTTCGTCCAAATCAAAAATCAAATGCAGACTGCTGCCGTCTTTTGCGCTGTCTCCCGTGACGAGAATGTTCGGGCTGGAGATGCCGTCTTGAACGTGGCTTCCGCCGCCTTGTAGCGAATCGGTGCAAATAAACCACCAGCCCTGTCCAAAGCTTTTGCCGAGGAGCGTCTGGCGGGATTTCCAGTTTTCAAAGTCTTCGACGACAGTAAAGATGCTTTCGGCAATGTCGATGTTGTTTGTCGTTGCATATTCTTCAAGATCCGTTTCCATCTGGTAAGAGAACTTTCCAAAGTTGCCTTCGACGAATGCGTAATGGACACCGCTTGGCAAACCTTCAAAGGTGAAGTTGCCGCTTGCGTCAGTTTCGGTGGATTTGTCGAGGATGCGGATTGTGGCACCTTTCACGGCTTCGCCGTTATGGGTAATGGTTCCTTTCAGTGACGCGCTGGCGACCGCAGCGAGTGTTTGCGACGGTTTTTTGCCGAGATCCACCCAGCGCATCACCGAAAGAGAGTCTCCGGAATGAGTTTCGATCAGCTGAATGGAAGACTTGTCTTCGGCGCGGATCGTGGACTTGAATTCCAAAGTCCCGGACTCATTTAAAGTATCTTCAAACGCGAGCTGGATGGTGTCTTTGTGCAAGACCCAGACGCGGGCCGCGGCACGGGCAAGAGGATGGCCGCTAGGATTTGTGACCGTGATGACGCCGGCGAGTTCCGTTTCGCCAGCGTTGCTGCCTGTTCCGTTTGCCACGGAATCGCTGCTGCAGTTGCTGAAAACGGCTGCGCAAACGGTGAAAAAGAGGAGTGCGAAAATCCGCGAAAGAAGCTTCATGCTTTTTTCTCCTTTGCGGGTATTTGAGCACGCGGAACCAGTTGGAATCCGACATGGCATACGCGGTCAGGATTCGACTCTTCTTGAGCGATTGCTAAAATTTTTTCGCGGAGCGCAGTGATTTCGGTGCGCACTTTTTCGAAGCCTTCCTTCGAAAGACTACAAGTAACGCTTGTGATGCTGCGTTCGTCGCTTGTAAAACTGTCGTAGACTTCGCTGTTGATTTCCAGATTCTTCAAATGGTACTTGCGAAGCATTGTGGAACGCACGCGTGGCGGCGTTGAAACGACAGGACTTGTGACCGAGAATTTGCCGTTCTTGTCGCAGACGATAAAACCAGCTTCGGTCAAATAACGAATGCCGCTCTTGATTTGGGGTGCGCGAAGAGGCGGAGTGAAGAATCTGCCGATCTTTTCCGCAGATGTCCTTGCCGGAACGAGCGGAAGAAGATCTCGCAGAACGGGATAGTACCATTTTGAAAAGAACTGGAGCGCGGAATCCTGCAAAGCGTACTCCTGCTTGCTCGCACGGGCGGCGAGCAGCTTTCTCAACAAATGCTCCCGCTTGTCCACGTTTTTTTCGTTTCCAAATTGAACGAGTCCCAAAAAATAATCCGCTTCCTCGCCGCGCAAATTCCAAGCCTTGGCAAGAACTTTGGCGTTAGCACTGGAAAGAGGACGGGTTCCGTCCAAAATTCGAGAAAAGAATGCAGAACCCGGAACGCCTGCGGCTTCCTGAATGGATCGCATTGAAGCGCCTTCGGATTGCAATGCTTCCAAAATCGCGTGGATGTACTCGCGATAATCGAAATACATAAATACACTAATTTCGGAAACACTCTGCATGTCCATAAATATAAGATTTTAATTCAAAAATGAATGTAAAAATTCAGATATAAAAAAATTAATACATAATATTTGGAAACACTTGGGAAGCCGAAAAATTAGGATTTTTTGCTGAAATTGCCCCAAAATCGGACTTTTTTAGGTGAACAAGAAAAGCTTGCGTTGCTATCATTTCAAAAAACAGGGAAAATTTATGCGAGAACTCAGCTCAAGAACTTCTAAATTTACCGAATCCGTAATCCGTCAAATGACGCGAATTGCGAATGAATGCGACGCAATCAATCTTTCCCAGGGCTTCCCGGATTTTGATCCGCCCAAAGCGATTCTGGACCGCCTGGCGGAAGTCGCTTATACGGGACCGCACCAGTATCAAGTTTGCGCAGGAGCGAAGGCGTTCCGCGATGCCGTAGCGAAAAAGTTCGAGCATTTTTCGGGAATGAAGATCGAACCAGAAAGTGAAATTGTCGTCACCTGCGGAAGCACCGAAGCGATGATGGCTTCGCTGACGAGCGTTATCAATCCGGGCGATAAGGTGGTGATCTTTTCTCCGTTCTATGAAAACTACGGGGCGGATACAATCCTTTCGGGCGCAGAACCGATTTATGTGCCGCTTGTTCCGCCGGATTTCTGCTTTGATAAAGAAGCTTTGGAAAACGCTTTTAAACAAGGCGCGAAGGCGATGATCCTTTGCAATCCTTCGAATCCTTGCGGTAAAGTCTTTACGCGGGAAGAACTGGAATTCATTGCGGAACTTGCGATTCAGTATGACGCCTACGTGGTGACGGATGAAGTCTACGAGCATATTGTCTATGCGCCGCACAAGCATATCTATTTAAATACGCTTCCTGGAATGCGCGAACGCACGATCGTTTGCAATTCGCTTTCCAAAACGTATTCGATCACGGGCTGGCGTTTGGGCTATGTGATCGCTTGCCCGCGAATCATTGACCGTGTGAAAAAGGTGCATGACTTTTTGACCGTCGGGGCTTCGGCGCCTTTGCAGATCGCGGCGGTGACGGGCCTTGAATTCGACGACGACTATTATAAGGAACTGCAAGAGCATTACACGCACATGAAAGAAATTTTTGTGGGCGGCCTTCGAAAGCTGGGCTACCGTTTGACGGAACCGCAGGGCTCTTATTTTGTGATGGTCGATGTGAACGAGTTCGGGGTGAAGGACGATTACAAGTTCTGCGAATGGATGATCAAGAATGTGGGCGTCGCGGCGGTTCCGGGTTCGAGCTTCTTCCGGGAAAAAGTTGACAATCTTGTAAGATTTCATTTTGCAAAGAAAGACGAAACTTTAAAGGAAGCTTTAAAACGCCTTTCGACCCTCCGTGAAAAAGCCTTGGCCGCAAAAAATGTGGATTGGAAGTAGGTTTTGCCGAGTCTAATTTTTTAAATTAAGCGCTGAAAAATTTAACCCCAATAGAGGATTCCAATATGACAAAAATCGGCATTATCGGTTATGGTAACCTCGGCCGCGGCGTGGAAAGCGCTGTGAAGTATGCACCGGATATGGAGCTCGTCGCTGTGTTCACTCGTCGCGACCCAGCGACTGTGAAAATTCAGACGGCTGGCGTTCCGGTTGTGAACGTAAACGATGCGGCCTCTTGGAAGGACAAAATCGACGTGATGATCCTTTGCGGAGGTAGCGCAACGGACTTGCCGAAGCAGACCCCGGAATTTGCAAAGCTCTTCAACGTGGTCGATTCCTTCGACACCCATGCAAATATTCCGCAGCATTTTGCCGCGGTTGATGCCGCTGCCAAGGCTGCCGGTAAGGTTTCGATGATTTCCGTGGGTTGGGATCCGGGTCTTTTCTCTTTGAACCGTGTCTATGCGGATTCCATTCTCCCGGATGGGAAGACTTACACGTTCTGGGGCAAGGGCGTTTCCCAGGGTCATTCGGACGCCGTCCGTCGTATCGCTGGCGTGAAGAACGCAAAGCAGTACACGATTCCGGTGGACGCGGCTCTCGAAGCGGTCCGCAGCGGTTCGAATCCAGAACTTTCTACCCGTCAGAAGCACACGCGCGAAGTTTTTGTCGTGGCAGCTGAAGGTGCGGACAAGGCAAAAATCGAAAACGAAATCAAAACGATGCCGAACTACTTCTCGGATTACGACACCACGGTGCACTTCATTGACGAAGAAGAATTTGCGAAGAATCACTCCGGCATGGCTCACGGCGGTTTCGTGATCCGTTCTGGAAAGACCGGTTGGGACAAGGAATTCACGAACGTAATTGAATACAGCTTGAAGCTCGGTTCGAACCCAGCCTTTACCACGAGTGTTCTCGTTGCCTATGCACGTGCTCTTGCCCGCATGTACAAGGAAGGCGCTCGCGGCTGCAAGACGGTTCTCGATGTTCCGCCGGCATACCTCTCCGAAAAGAGCGACGAAGAACTCCGCAAGGACCTTCTCTAATCTTTGAAAAATGCTTACAAATGAAAGGGCCGCAGTTATGCTGCGGCTCTTTTCTATATTGTCTCTAAAAAAGGAATTTTTATGGTTTAATTGACAGGGTGTCTAAATAGTTGACCCTTAAAAAGTCACTTCGCGAGCGCAGGATAAGGAGGTTCGCCGTTTTTATTCACCCCTTCCCGGCAAAGGAAGCAACAGTATAGCCATTCCAACAGGACAAAAAAGCGCCTCATGGCCCTCTTGAAGTTGAACGCCGCTGCTGCAAGCTTTGCATTGAGCATGTCGCCAAAGATTCCCTTGTAGAAATTTCTACCCATACGGTGGTCGCTTTTCAGGTGGCCGTTGATAGGCTCGATGCCTGCCCTCTTGCAAAAAAGCTTGTGAGCCTTTTCCTTCTGGTAGTAAGTCGCGTTTTTCTTCGGGACGTCCGGTATCACGATCTTTGTCGTTCCGGATTCCTTTTGTCCGCGGTAGCCTCGGTCGCATGCGGCCTGGCTCGGCCTGAATCCAAGCATTTGTTCAACATGGTCAAGCGTATCGTCTATCGTATGTCCGTCATACTCGTCCCGGAACGAGACCGCGCCGACAATGATGCCGCTGTAGCTCCGGGCGATTGACACCTTGTTGCCGAACTCGTATTTCTTGTGTTCCTTGCCCTTGCCGATGCATTTTACTTCGGGTTCGTGAAGCGAATAGACCTTGTCCTTGTCGCATTTCTTCTGTGCCAGAACTTTTTTGAAAAGCTCGATTTTTTCTTTGTACGTGTTCAACAAGTTCTTGCTGGCGAGATTTCGCTCTAATTCACGGACGAGCCGTCCCGCGATTGTCTTCAGCCTGCGATCTGCCTTGTGAGCCTTCTTGCCGTTCTTCGGGTGATTGCGGAAACGCTGGTCACGATGGACCTTCTTCAAGGTTCTCTTGTAGGACTGTCTTTGCGGAAGATCATGCTCTTCCACGATCCTCTGTACCTGTTCTATTATCTTGTTCGCAAGTTTGGCGTCTGTAGGGAACGTGATGTTCTTTTCCTGCACGGTCGTGTCAAGAAAGACCGTGCCGCATCCTGTCGGTCCTTGTTTATCGTGGTCATCGTTGACGAGGATACTTTCCTTGAGGATCATGTCCATGCCCGCTTCGCCAATCATGTGCCGGAAGTGAACAAGTTCGCTCGGGTCGCAGGGTTGCTCCGTCGAGAAGAACCGTTCTCCGCAAAAATACTGGTAATAGGCGTTTTCCTGAAACTGCTCCACGACGGACTCGTCCGATACGTTGCGGATGTGCTTCAGGATGATGAGCCCGGTCATGAGACGGATCGGCTTGTTCGGCGCACCCATTTTGTCGTCAAACCGTTTCGAAAACTCGGTCTCGAACTTGTTCCAGTCAATCTTGTTCGCGAGAACGTAGAGGGAATGCTTGTGGTTCAACTGCTCCTCAAGGGAACAGAAAAGGCTTGTCTGTGCGTGGGATTTTGGCGGTCTGTACATAAAAAATTGCAAGGTTTTCAATCATATTTTAGAAAACCTTGCAATATTTTCACAGGGTAGAAATCAGTTTTTCCCAATAGTTATGCGGGCTGGGCGGGATTTTAAGGGACGACTAAATAAAATTTAATGATGTTTGTTCTCCCGAGTAGCCTTTTCCTTTTCTAGTGAGAATAAGATCTTTGTATGCATAATTGACAATTTCGTTTATTGAATCAAGCTTTTTTTGATCGTAACTTTGCAACAGTCTATTTGCGATGCTTTCGCCCATTTCTTTTATATTGGGTATTCGTAATTTTCTTAAATGCTGGCTTTGCCAGCGTGGAAAACCTCCGTTCATATTATTGGTAATGCTTGCTATTTGAGTACGTATTGCGTCGGACATCAAAAAAGCACTCAAAATTTTTTGGTCACGAAGCGTATTTCCTGTGATGTAATATAAATTGTGAAGAGGGTAATA
Coding sequences within it:
- a CDS encoding glycoside hydrolase family 5 protein, whose amino-acid sequence is MKKTMKAVTALCAFALASSAFATIQPTRVGPVSQYGALQTGTNAAGEGRIYGSVDGVVDGKEVQVRGMSLTWSQYWPYGSSFYGHSFIDTLVGSWNVELIRSAMGIVPPWGHGSYMTRPEYFESQMDTVVQAAIANDVYVLIDWHSEGGYFNCIHPNEKPKYEFNDNKTCFSAADAAAFFGRMAERYGKYPHVIFEIYNEPVSESWDDLKAYADSVLTEIRKYSNNLVVIGTPTWSSMAGEAISNPVQDKNVAYTYHFYANLHQTASHIASSNTAMANGLSIFVTEWGGIDDIFTNASYKTQLESFLSWVNEKKLSTAKWDVEKPYLEDNDVDNYIKANILPPKTTYTKNVNWETSITDNLPGSVTYGTSSAISGTWSATSDIDDYGDEQGEKGNSTFTNNSTATTVKMDNMILDTVGTGFDYAPYIRAEYTFGAGVDLSNCKMVSYKYKGANHQFTLYYDWNASVDYFGVGVWDYPFVEMPYAPEWETVHVDLGWMTSNGWQTGIPTVPVLEAATAFRFVVTNDFFDTSLWIEDLKCEEEVSGYSPVEIDTTTALPKIATKASPLNVSVQGKNIAVSGIENGSLYMLSNMLGQVMASGRTNGSSLNLNVANSGKYILRIGSKQAAISIR
- a CDS encoding carboxypeptidase-like regulatory domain-containing protein; amino-acid sequence: MKLLSRIFALLFFTVCAAVFSNCSSDSVANGTGSNAGETELAGVITVTNPSGHPLARAAARVWVLHKDTIQLAFEDTLNESGTLEFKSTIRAEDKSSIQLIETHSGDSLSVMRWVDLGKKPSQTLAAVASASLKGTITHNGEAVKGATIRILDKSTETDASGNFTFEGLPSGVHYAFVEGNFGKFSYQMETDLEEYATTNNIDIAESIFTVVEDFENWKSRQTLLGKSFGQGWWFICTDSLQGGGSHVQDGISSPNILVTGDSAKDGSSLHLIFDLDEETPGHYGVAGFTIGDDFDEDEMFSFYDLRSATAISFDAKGSGELFLQITKRSDEGKREYHKTWPVTLTDEWQHFTFTAEDFDTELAAVNSLNFMVESDAEIYLDNVRFDGISPSMWPSLGMRF
- a CDS encoding TIGR02147 family protein; the encoded protein is MYFDYREYIHAILEALQSEGASMRSIQEAAGVPGSAFFSRILDGTRPLSSANAKVLAKAWNLRGEEADYFLGLVQFGNEKNVDKREHLLRKLLAARASKQEYALQDSALQFFSKWYYPVLRDLLPLVPARTSAEKIGRFFTPPLRAPQIKSGIRYLTEAGFIVCDKNGKFSVTSPVVSTPPRVRSTMLRKYHLKNLEINSEVYDSFTSDERSITSVTCSLSKEGFEKVRTEITALREKILAIAQEESNPDRVCHVGFQLVPRAQIPAKEKKA
- a CDS encoding pyridoxal phosphate-dependent aminotransferase, yielding MRELSSRTSKFTESVIRQMTRIANECDAINLSQGFPDFDPPKAILDRLAEVAYTGPHQYQVCAGAKAFRDAVAKKFEHFSGMKIEPESEIVVTCGSTEAMMASLTSVINPGDKVVIFSPFYENYGADTILSGAEPIYVPLVPPDFCFDKEALENAFKQGAKAMILCNPSNPCGKVFTREELEFIAELAIQYDAYVVTDEVYEHIVYAPHKHIYLNTLPGMRERTIVCNSLSKTYSITGWRLGYVIACPRIIDRVKKVHDFLTVGASAPLQIAAVTGLEFDDDYYKELQEHYTHMKEIFVGGLRKLGYRLTEPQGSYFVMVDVNEFGVKDDYKFCEWMIKNVGVAAVPGSSFFREKVDNLVRFHFAKKDETLKEALKRLSTLREKALAAKNVDWK
- a CDS encoding diaminopimelate dehydrogenase; this translates as MTKIGIIGYGNLGRGVESAVKYAPDMELVAVFTRRDPATVKIQTAGVPVVNVNDAASWKDKIDVMILCGGSATDLPKQTPEFAKLFNVVDSFDTHANIPQHFAAVDAAAKAAGKVSMISVGWDPGLFSLNRVYADSILPDGKTYTFWGKGVSQGHSDAVRRIAGVKNAKQYTIPVDAALEAVRSGSNPELSTRQKHTREVFVVAAEGADKAKIENEIKTMPNYFSDYDTTVHFIDEEEFAKNHSGMAHGGFVIRSGKTGWDKEFTNVIEYSLKLGSNPAFTTSVLVAYARALARMYKEGARGCKTVLDVPPAYLSEKSDEELRKDLL
- a CDS encoding IS5 family transposase: MYRPPKSHAQTSLFCSLEEQLNHKHSLYVLANKIDWNKFETEFSKRFDDKMGAPNKPIRLMTGLIILKHIRNVSDESVVEQFQENAYYQYFCGERFFSTEQPCDPSELVHFRHMIGEAGMDMILKESILVNDDHDKQGPTGCGTVFLDTTVQEKNITFPTDAKLANKIIEQVQRIVEEHDLPQRQSYKRTLKKVHRDQRFRNHPKNGKKAHKADRRLKTIAGRLVRELERNLASKNLLNTYKEKIELFKKVLAQKKCDKDKVYSLHEPEVKCIGKGKEHKKYEFGNKVSIARSYSGIIVGAVSFRDEYDGHTIDDTLDHVEQMLGFRPSQAACDRGYRGQKESGTTKIVIPDVPKKNATYYQKEKAHKLFCKRAGIEPINGHLKSDHRMGRNFYKGIFGDMLNAKLAAAAFNFKRAMRRFFVLLEWLYCCFLCREGVNKNGEPPYPALAK